The nucleotide sequence gaaaattaatagagaaatttttattttaaaaatttcttgaaataaattaggaagttttaattttgtgtttaaaactttccttacttggatgattgagaggtggtcggccacattgagtttgaaagggaaattttttattaaactttcctttcattggctaagagaatTAGGaagttttttataaaactttccttatttgccaagaccaaggaatataaaaaagagggtagaggtgcctcacctcacaacttatgttctagttttcctctcttctatttccttggttggtggctggcccttcacatcctctccctctcctattcttcttccttggccggcggcatcttcatctcaaggagcttggttggtggtcggatcttgcttaaggaagaaggagagataggaggtcttgtttcttagcatcccttggagcttggtggtggccgaacctcatcttctcttggagttcttgtggtggccgaaacttgcttggagaagaaggtagcttgggtggttctcatctcggtagatcgtcgcccacacgacgtccgagataagaagaggaatacggtagaagatcaagaggttgttgtttacaaagaaaggtataactagtaattctattccgcatcatactagttttctttgtatattttttgaaataccaaacacaagaggcatatgattataggtttcgaatttgtgattcaagtttgtattttttttattttttgaatttgtgattcgattgttcaatttggttaaacctagggttatataaggaaattaaatattagatttctttaaaaggttttgtctaggcggtggtggatgatcccatacccaaggaagtctagtacctcgccatgtagtcctggaaggtaattttagaaattaatatttaattaaatttataatatgggtggatttggatcaataatgttaagcatcgtttgcgatccaagtctaaaccattaagaatagataagttaaatttggaatcaataatgtttagtaccgtttgcgattcctaatttaatttctaaagaacacaaaagGTTGTTAGTAAATGTtcatgacttgtacaaaatttttgtacaggagaatcggtatgatattccgcatagcaaccaacaattctcCAATTAAAGAGAATTTACCCATTCATTCCAAGGGGAGAGCAAAGGACCGCCAACCATCATACAAAGATAAAAGATaacataaaagaaaaaagaaagaaagattgAACAAACTTACAGACAGAAGGAAAGCCTAAACTCAGACGACATGATGAGCATGTATAATTTCATAGAGTAGAGGAAGGAGTGCACAGAGGCGACGCTCCAGCTTTCACATTGACTTATAGTTTCCTCTGGGAAATTTTGCCATTGGATTAGACATTAGAAAAAAGACGGGAGTGGTCTTCTCACCATTGGATTTATGTGCTAAAATCAAGGTTATTTTTTTACTATCATTACCCTAGTGAGACACATATGCCTTGAGTCCATTCTTTCACTTGATATGACTGTAGTGTAGGAGGAATAGAGGTATGACAAGTGTCCCTTCGCAGTCCCATGACCTCACTCCTTAAAGACGCCTCATGCCTCATTTAAGATATATTCTCTCTCCATCATTCGGAGCATGCTTTCTTATTAATGAAAGATTTATGTCAATCACGTGGCATCCCTAATGCTCGTTTTACAAAACTCTCTCAACCAATCAATCAGACTTATTCTTTCTTTGAATGGACTTGATGGAAGGCTTGTGATATAGGAAAAAGATAAGGTCTCCACGTGTCCTTCTCAAGTCAAGAAATCTAATCTACGTGGATGAAAAGGTTAAATATGAATCGAGGAAAAGGGAATACCTGAACGACTGGGAGACAACAAGAGCTATTAGTGACTGAgaaataacatgatcttctaccAATCAGGACCTAACATTTAGGTGAAGACTAATCCTCACTAGGACAAACATAACTCAAATAGATGTAAGTCAATGTCCTAGTACTCCCTCGGTTGGGTGGAGAGTGCTCTATCTGGTAGGTAGTGGTAACAGTTGGAAGCTGAAATGACAAGGGTATTAATAAGCGACAGGTATGAAAATAGGGTAAGAGGAAACAAAAAAGAACATTCCTCCGTATTTATTATGGCTCCATTAAAGATAACACTTAAACGTAGGGAAGAAGAAAAAAGATAACATTCCTTCTATATTCATTATAGCTCCATTGAATGTTAAGAGGATAAGATAAAGATATCTTTTGTCAATAATTAATACCATTACATAAGAGAAGGCGGAGAATCATCAAAACAAGTATAAATTGGTATCCTAAGGAGACAAAAAGGAGGTACCTCTAAATTCCTTTATTACTTCAATTTCTCTTCCTGCTATTGCttctgacttgaacgtcggagtgtAAACACCAGATCACTCCCCAATGTATTTGCTTGTAGATATTCTTGAAGATGATGATCCCTCTTCTTCTTGTCAACGGGGTCAAGGTCTTAGTCTACTCATCGGCAAGTCATCCCAAGGCATCTTGGAGCATAAACATCTGATTATATAAATACTCTCAATATGATTACAATATACCATATtcgaattagaaatttttttaatgtagattaaatttttttaatcaattattaTACCACAGTAATCAATTTGGAAACTAATCATTAGAGTAGTATTTTGAATCGATTATTCTATTGTAAATATGGAAAGGCAAAAGTAAAATTGGGTATGTCATTCGTGCACGCGTGGCGCGCACGCCAGGCGTGCAGCATAACGCTGCTCTGTTATATCAAATTTGAAAATGGAAATATTTGAACGATTCAAAGTTATCAGGTCCTTGTCTCAAAAATTTTCCAGTCACAGATTGGGAGATATTTGAACAGTGGCTTAGGATTAAGTGTTGTTTtatgtaataataaaataaataaattataaataaaaccaTTGACTGAATTATAATTAGGAACGGTGGAATGGGTCACCATAACACAAGATGGACCCCAAATGTTGCATTTTTTGACCAAGAGATAAGCTGAAATCACAACCGAATGAAATAAAATGTTGTGGAAATGACTtccttctcttttttctttttctttttattatttttatttttaattttatttgtttgaaCCGAGAAAATGCACTTTTATGAGTTGAGTTGGTATAGAATCACGTGtagtttattttcattttaaattgATCAGAAAAATTAGATGGACGGATTAAACTaaataaagagagagagaaaaatagcTTTCTCATTTATTTATTCAACCAATTAAATTGAGAACTGAAATTCAAAGAAGTAGGGTTGCTCGTGAAAGAATCACTTTCATAGCCCGAACCTTTCTTGTAAAGGGAGTTactaatctatttttcaaggtGACAATCATGGAATAGGTTTGCCGctgagaattaaaaaaaaaaaatatggtcGTTGATAGGAAGGGAAACAATAtttggaaacaaaataaaaaaaaaaacaaggaattTTCAAGAACTAGGAATTCATCATCGGCTGCGCTTGAATTAAGAGAGTAGAAGTCAATAATGAGGAAAAAACGTAGATTTGTTATATCTGGATCGATGCAACCGTCAATCTagaaatcaatatttttttattacgtctctcatttgaattttttttttacaaatacatTATAGTTAGGGTTTGAATCGTGAGTAATTAGATGACAACTTGAATATCCTACCTTAACACCATAACCCATGGACAATATGACATTATCTTAAAATGATAGCAAAGGTATCATTAGACTAATATGCTAAAGCACtagaaagataaataaaataaaaaaattctcccTCTTCCCATCATATCATCATTAAATGGTGCGTTATAAATTGATTCTATAATCTATAATCTAGCTCGATTCAATATAATTTAGAGACTgaacatataaaatatatttgGAATGAGTATAATCATCACTATAATTGAATTTGAATCCGATTATTCCAAAAGTTAGCCTCCCAATATGTAaaaattgtattttaaatttatcatataATTAATATCTACCTCGAGAATTAATCCACTTGATAGTAGAATGACAAATATTGTACCTCTAGAATTAATCAAACTTCAATAGTAGAATGACAAATGCTGTGTGTTCATCTACCGAGGCCAATTTTATTATGTTAATTGTTAGTTAAGTGTGCTAATCAATTCACAGTCAATTGACTCAATTCTATAATCTATCTTCTCtaaactttatatattttttaaaaatacatcACCGTAAAAatgttatatttttaaaatttcttttgaacaactgtttttttaattatttctaaagaaaCTAAGGAGCATTTTAGAAAACAACGCAGCATTGGATGAAACAAGGATTGCGATAAAAAACCTTATCCCCGGACAAGTATCAAAAGAATCTGTTAAACAGTGCATAGCAAGCGAATAGTAAGGTTATGAGCATCATGATAGATTTACAAATGAGCATAACAACATGAAGCTAAAGATGATACCAGGATCTAAAACAAGAGAGATTAGATCTCTGTTATATTCTTCCTGTTCATATATATCCTATTTAGATTTTATAAGCCATCCAATTAGAGCTATAATATATGAATGAAAGAACTTGCAGGCCGCCATTAACAAGCTGAGACTCCCTTTGGGCATCTTCCAGGCACCCCTGCTAAAAATTATAATCTGGAATTTTGGATTCAAAAgatataatgaagaaaagaacttgtcaaattgaaaattttttggTAGTCCCTTCATATCGTTGAATTGTTGGCAATGAATTGCTTTACGCCATGATCTCCTCCTCCGCCCATGGAGAGAAGACATCGCTGCCACCGCTGCTCTTGCCTCCGCCACCGTTGAGTTGGTAGCCATTTTGCTGCACGCCGGCGGTAGCGGAGAATCTCTGTCCGATTGGTTCAACAGGAGCATCCTTCACCAGAGACTGCACCCAGGACAAGTCGGGTTCATTCATAGCAGACGGTGGGGCGGCTGAAGTGGTGGCAGAGGCACTTCCAAAGGAGGCGGCTTGGTTGCCGCGGAAGGCAAAGGAGGCAGATTTCCTCAGCTTGGACAGTTCCTCTCCTTGGATGCCCCAATCGAGTTTCCCGCCCGGCGAGCCCCAATCGGCAAGATCTGCCGCAGGAGTCGTGATTGGGGAAAGCGTCGACGGGCGAACAGTAGATGCGCCGCGATCGATGAAGCTCTGGCTGCGCTTGGCAAAAGCAGAAGCCCTCGAGTTCATGATGGCTTTCACCATGGTGTGGTCGAGGCCGAAGGATGATGTTGCGTTCACCGGCGGGGATGAAGACAGGCTGCCACCGAATCCAGAGAGATGCTGCGACTGGTGCTTCTGGAGACCGGGAGGGGATTGGAATTGAGGAGCTGTTTGCCTCATGGAGATGCCCTGCAACTGAGTTAGCAGCGATGGATTTACAGTCCCCATCATATCGCTGAGTTCGGAGGAGCGAGATGCTGCTGCTAAGTTGTTCAAGCCCCAGGTCGCACGGGGTGAGGAAGTTTTGGTGATTTCGTCGATGAGCAGCTGTTGATATCCTTCCAATCCAAGTAAATCAACATCGAAATCAATGTCCCTGGCACTCAGGGAAGCCTTCAGCCTGCTGCTAGGTAACTGTAATGATGGAGGCGTCTTGACGCCGCCGGACGGATTCATCCACGGTGATGTAGGCGACGAAGCTGAGGGAGACATGGGCGAGCCAGGCTGCTGCATCAGCATCAAGGCCGTGGCCATGTCCAGAGAAGAGAGTCCTGGGGACGACGAACGCGGCGAGGGCAATACCATGCCAGTAACTGATGCCGCCGAGGGATTCACGGTCCGAAGCTCTTCGGGTTTGTGGGCGAAGAAGCAAACCCGACGATTGCAACCGGTCTCATCCTTGCACAGTCGAGTCCGATACTGTGCTGGGTGGAGCCAACTCTCGAACACGCCATGAGCGTACTCGCAGGAATCGCCGTTACGGCAAGATCCCTTGCGGAACTCAGGGCATGGCACGCAGCTGTATGAAAACTTCCGTGGGTCTCGGCGCCGGGCATTCTCCCCGGGGTGGACGAAGGGGCACTCCGTCCAATCGTGAGAATAAGCGCGAGAGCAGGGCTTGATCTTGAACGTATACATCCGGAACTCGTCAGTTCCGTAGATCCCGGTCTTGATGTCCGGAAGCGTCAAATCCAGCGGGTATTCCTTCTTCTCTCCTTGTTTAGCCGCCTCTTCTTTGCTCGGCGATGAAACCCTAGGGCAACACGAGGCCTTTAAGACGACTTCAAGCGATTTAGCCACGCTGCTAGAGAACTGCCGGGCGATGACGTCCCCAGCACGGTTGCCACTGGCATCGAGCACATCGACGGCCTCCGCGGAGGCTCCGATCAGGAGCTTGACTACCTCAAGAGAAGAGGGGGCACCGCCGGCCGCGGAACAGTGGAGAGCGGTGGCGCCGTCAGATGCAGCGCTCCGGGCGGCCTCGGCAGGGCGTGTGGCGAGGATATAGTCGATGACAGCGATGCTTCCATAGAGGGCCGCGATCATGAGCGGCGTACGCTGCTGGTAGCCCATCCCTCGACCGGGAGAACGTACGTACCAGGGAGCGGCGGCATCGAGCGGCCATCCCTCCTCCTCCACTGCCTGCTTGAAGGCAGAGACGGCATCTGAAGCAGCAAGTTCTAGGAGCAGCATAACATTGTCGTCCACCGGAGGGTGCTTCGGATCTCCGCCGGCCGAAGGAGAAACTTTCCGGGGGCCGCTACACATGTCCTCTCTTTGACCTAATCCACAAACCAAACACATCATAATAAACTCCGCAAAAAACCGATCAAAACACCCAAAAAAACACAGAAAAAACCACACATTAAAACAAAACAGAGCAGAAAAAGAATCCTCACAAGAGATGAAGGAACAGAAGAAACCAACAGATTCTTGTGTGAGGAAGACGTGATGATGCTTCGGTGTTGGGTCCGTTTTGTAGGTGAGGAAGGGGCGAAAAGTTCATACAAGGCAGCCAAAAGGCGTTGCCAAATTTACTCTCCAACCATCAGACAAACTCGAATTTGCTGGATACAACCACTGACTGGGGGAACGTACGGTATACAAATATTGCGATCAGCTACTGAACCCAAATTATCAATACATAAAGCACTAAAACGTAAAAAGGCCACAATAATTCTACCCCGGTTTTCTGTCAACGATTCCACAGACTGAAGTCTGAAGGCAGCTGCCTGTCTCCTATAACCTAAACGAAACCAAAATGAAACGAAACGAAACGAAATCCCAACAAAAACGAAACGAAACGAAACGACAGGCAGGCCCACGCGGCCCCGGGTAAGTGGATATCGCGTCAGCGTCGCAGTAGCAGTGGGTCCCAATCCAATCACAGATCGACGCGTCTCCGGGTCGCAATAAAATCTCGGACGGACCGGGGACACGTTTGGCGGACACGCACTCCGCGCCGCTGCCTCCGAAACCGGTTCGGTTCGGCGTTCGTTGCGCGGTTCGGTTCGGCCGCGTCGCTTTCGGCTCGCAACTAAAAATCTACACGACGGAGATGCACCCGACACGTACCTCGCTCTCTATTCGATGCTACCTTGAAGAATTCGCCCGAGTAAAACTTCTTGAGTCGTGTTCAAAATTCAATCACTATCCTCTATTAGTCAAAATTAAAGTCTAATTCATACGTTAAAATACATATTAGaagtcaaataaaaataaaattaattctccttttgtaataataataataattaataattataattattattatggcAACTATgcattttattacaatttttttttcaaaatttcatagcTGATTAATGCAAAGGATAGAAAATATAGGATATCTTTGAACAACGGTACGAAGAAATGCATCACCATCTAAACATTTATGATTTATTcagcataataataaaataatttgttagattaaaaaaataatattacctCTTTAAACATTTTGAGTTATTGATCTTTCgataaaatataaatagataaattataaaaatattttttaaaatataatgatCCTATATAACAGAGATTCAGTATTTAAtagaatattttatatttattaaaaattgattttaaatttatttaataaaagctATTTAggacaataataaaataattcatgAGTATCGACGAAGCAACTCAAGATCtggaaatataaattaataattaaaagtttgaccaagtGTCCCCTGCCGACTTTTGGATAAGAATCTCTGCACCGAGACAATCATCGACGTGGCGCTGCCTTGTTTTTTCACacacaataacaaatacaaaaatgAATTGAAGACTACTATTCTTAGCTAGTTTAACATCCATACTTTGGAGAGAATCACAAGTCGATGAGTAAAGAGGGAAGATACACACTTCGAAATTGACCGGACATAAATGTTTTTTTAACCCGCATAATTCACCTTTCATGCACTTACCTCTTTAATTATCATGATTTATTACTTCCCTATTAATTTTGGGACAGCTAACAAGAATATTAAAATCATCTCCAATCTACATCatcaaatttaatataattttcataTTAAAATAGTATAATTTTAACATCAAATACTATTTCAACTCCAACCCATCAATACCATATCACACCAAAAAATaatattctttagaatattctattatttttattaaatttttttatatgataattattatatttaaaattaatacttcttATAATATTATGTCAATGTAATGAGTAATGTATTTTATATTTGTGcatatcaaaaattttaatattttattgtattatgtttatgaaattagtgataatttataaatgtaattataattaaaatatattaaataaaattaaattaataattttaataaattaaatatttacaaatatatataataaaatttaaatatgctattaaatacaattaatttaaatttataataaataataattacatttaattatactataaataaagataaagaaaataataattattaattaattacatttgattttataataatataataaaattaaaaaaaattctctccatCACCAAATATGGTGATGTGAATAGTACAGTATCATATTTGGTGTTCACTATTCACATCACCATATTTGGGGTGGAATTTGATGTATGAATTGATATAATTTGATGTTAAATTTATACCAAATTTAATATTTGGGTGTTTGCTTGGAAATGCCCTAAAGACAAGCACTTCACCTtttctcattaaaaaaaaaagtatgacCGGATCAAACTAACAAATAAATAAGGACATTTTCATGAGAACTTTTAAAGTGGTTTGTGAAAtaaaaaaagttgaaaaaaaaaacaaacctaGGTTTTTGTGATTTATAGTTTAAGAATAGtagtaaattataaatttattcttttatctaaaattaaagaTGTAAAAGAAAGTTATAGGACGGGTTTTTATTGCGAAGAGAGTGATAGATTCTATATTTTTGATATAATATTGATGTGATATATTAGAGATTACAAAGAAATTTATCATATAGAACTTTAATTAGAGATGCCCTAAGTCAAGTGATAAAGGATTAACTGAGAGGTATCAAGGAAATTTATGGGTAGACAATATGAGAATTTTGAGAGGCTtgtgaaattaaaataaaattgaaaaaaaaatgcttgaattatCATCAACTATTTTAAGTGCGGTAGTGAATTTTTATACTGTATTTTTATCTCAAAATTAATAATGTGGGTGTTACCACTTAAAATAAAGACGTGGGATTTAATAACGtaggttcaaaaaaaaaaaaaaattataagagcaTCCATATTGGTATTAATTATAAGTATTATAGGTTAATTTTGACAtagtcaactaagtcaagttagatctTCTTATGTTTTGATGTCTTGTATCTAAGTATATAGgaatttaggaacataagaagtcgagtgaaagacgtagCGGATGAAAATGATTACATTGAAAGAGAGTCGACGGACTCTGTGCATCTGAAGGACGAGAAGCTatagaagagtacatcggtggataaAAAGGGTGCGCGCGGTGTATCCGAGGGACTAGAAGTCAAggaggaagtctgctcaaggagaaggtcggagttgggttcgaatGAACTCAACTCCAGATGGTCGGAGCTGTAGGTCCCTTGGCGGCCTGCTAGAGGAAGGTGAATAgtctgaaataaaaaataaaacatttctCGTCATTTCAAgctaaattaagaaacacttacataaaagaaacttaattaaagaaagaaagagacaGATCGTTTACTTGGTTATgacctaggtgattgttaatccaagacaagtaaagctcactaaaagtctccttcaggtggagaagcttctcatagcagttgaagcactcaattacaaagctaaacagaaagattattgattacaagtgttgtttagATTCTATGATCAGGGATGTATTTGTTGGTaccccgtggtaattttgatgtgatcaactaagtcaggttaggtcctgttggtgtttaaccatgtgtctaagtgtgcaagagcttaggagcacagagagTCAAGGAGAAGATgaggctagcgagaaggacgacacgagagagggccgacaggctcggtgtgtctaagggatgaggtgctacagaagagtataccggcggacgagaagggcgCGCACAacggtccgagggacgagaagttggagtgGAAGCTTGTTCGAGGATAAG is from Zingiber officinale cultivar Zhangliang chromosome 7B, Zo_v1.1, whole genome shotgun sequence and encodes:
- the LOC122005446 gene encoding zinc finger CCCH domain-containing protein 33-like; this translates as MCSGPRKVSPSAGGDPKHPPVDDNVMLLLELAASDAVSAFKQAVEEEGWPLDAAAPWYVRSPGRGMGYQQRTPLMIAALYGSIAVIDYILATRPAEAARSAASDGATALHCSAAGGAPSSLEVVKLLIGASAEAVDVLDASGNRAGDVIARQFSSSVAKSLEVVLKASCCPRVSSPSKEEAAKQGEKKEYPLDLTLPDIKTGIYGTDEFRMYTFKIKPCSRAYSHDWTECPFVHPGENARRRDPRKFSYSCVPCPEFRKGSCRNGDSCEYAHGVFESWLHPAQYRTRLCKDETGCNRRVCFFAHKPEELRTVNPSAASVTGMVLPSPRSSSPGLSSLDMATALMLMQQPGSPMSPSASSPTSPWMNPSGGVKTPPSLQLPSSRLKASLSARDIDFDVDLLGLEGYQQLLIDEITKTSSPRATWGLNNLAAASRSSELSDMMGTVNPSLLTQLQGISMRQTAPQFQSPPGLQKHQSQHLSGFGGSLSSSPPVNATSSFGLDHTMVKAIMNSRASAFAKRSQSFIDRGASTVRPSTLSPITTPAADLADWGSPGGKLDWGIQGEELSKLRKSASFAFRGNQAASFGSASATTSAAPPSAMNEPDLSWVQSLVKDAPVEPIGQRFSATAGVQQNGYQLNGGGGKSSGGSDVFSPWAEEEIMA